One Syntrophaceae bacterium DNA window includes the following coding sequences:
- a CDS encoding XdhC family protein — MRTPFRCIRDLLADGTGCAVAQIISTRGSAPRAAGTRMIVPIAGRPVGTVGGGILEARAAEIARGVLETGEAVLETFVLEAEKAGDAGMMCGGTVELLVYRLEAADPDTLSLYREAAAILESRGRARLVTRLPGGTAGGRIAQWLIRVDGSVLGPPEPEGGLHARVPADAGSGEPRLLADAGGRFLLESLYGGETVHLFGAGHVARSLAPLLEMTGFRTVVLDDRAEFANRDRFPGADRIVLLDAWDRALEGLDAGPKGFLVIMTRGHAFDRDVLQQALRTAAGYIGMISSRRKRDAIFAALREEGFTEEDLKRVYAPIGLPIGAETPEEIAVSIAAELIRHRAGIES; from the coding sequence ATGAGGACCCCGTTTCGCTGCATTCGCGATCTCCTGGCTGACGGAACCGGCTGCGCCGTGGCCCAGATCATTTCCACCCGCGGCTCGGCGCCGCGGGCCGCGGGGACACGCATGATTGTCCCGATTGCCGGCCGCCCTGTCGGAACCGTAGGCGGAGGCATCCTCGAGGCCAGGGCCGCGGAGATCGCCCGGGGCGTCCTTGAGACCGGCGAAGCCGTCCTGGAGACCTTCGTTCTCGAAGCGGAGAAGGCGGGCGATGCCGGCATGATGTGCGGCGGTACGGTGGAGCTCTTGGTTTATCGCCTGGAAGCGGCGGACCCGGACACACTTTCGCTCTACCGGGAAGCCGCCGCCATTCTCGAGAGTCGCGGCAGGGCCCGCCTCGTCACCAGGCTCCCCGGAGGAACGGCAGGGGGGCGCATCGCCCAGTGGCTGATCCGGGTGGATGGATCCGTCCTCGGTCCCCCGGAGCCGGAGGGAGGGCTCCATGCACGGGTGCCCGCGGATGCCGGATCGGGAGAGCCGCGGCTCCTGGCGGATGCGGGCGGGCGGTTCCTGCTGGAATCCCTTTACGGCGGGGAAACGGTCCATCTGTTCGGGGCCGGCCACGTCGCCCGGTCCCTGGCCCCGCTCCTGGAGATGACGGGCTTCCGGACCGTTGTCCTCGACGACCGGGCGGAGTTCGCCAACCGGGATCGGTTCCCCGGGGCGGATCGGATCGTCCTGCTCGACGCCTGGGATCGCGCCCTGGAAGGCCTGGACGCCGGGCCGAAGGGATTCCTTGTCATCATGACCCGTGGCCATGCCTTCGACCGGGACGTCCTGCAGCAGGCCCTGCGGACCGCAGCAGGGTACATCGGCATGATCAGCAGCAGGAGAAAGCGGGACGCCATCTTCGCCGCCCTGCGGGAGGAAGGATTCACGGAAGAGGACCTGAAAAGGGTTTATGCCCCCATCGGGCTTCCCATCGGCGCCGAGACGCCGGAAGAGATCGCCGTCAGCATCGCCGCGGAGCTGATCCGTCATCGGGCCGGCATCGAGTCCTGA
- the hisC gene encoding histidinol-phosphate transaminase: MSPLSLESLLPPYIRSFEPYVPSRPDDELMRLYGCSRLFRLNNNENALGPPPATQEVIRRFVPPRAALYPSGDSFYLRRKLADRFGKDPEQFLVGNGANEVIAFAIKAFCEAGDNIVTADRTFAVYEWVATFSGLEARLVPLRDYAFDDRGMLARMDGRTKIFFVCNPNNPTGTYWGRDRLRRFLEAVDGRAIVVVDEAYCEFVEREDYPDGMSLLDEYPHLVVFRTFSKMYGLAGLRIGYLAGSLPVVDAIRRACVVYSVNAVAQEAAVAALDDGNHVLESRRLVRESRAYLEEELAARGLPFVSGEGNFIMIRLPMSDTLAYRKLMTRGVMVRTMTGFRFPNFIRVTLSVREAMEAFVAALDEILKR; this comes from the coding sequence ATGAGCCCTCTCTCCCTGGAGAGCCTGCTGCCGCCCTACATACGGAGCTTCGAGCCCTATGTGCCCAGCCGGCCCGACGACGAGCTGATGCGGCTCTACGGCTGTTCCCGCCTCTTCCGACTGAATAACAACGAGAATGCCCTGGGCCCCCCGCCGGCGACACAGGAGGTGATCCGCCGTTTTGTCCCGCCCCGGGCCGCCCTGTATCCGAGCGGCGATTCCTTCTACCTGCGGCGGAAACTGGCGGACCGCTTCGGCAAGGATCCGGAGCAGTTTCTCGTCGGAAACGGCGCCAACGAGGTCATCGCCTTCGCCATCAAGGCCTTCTGCGAGGCCGGAGACAACATCGTCACGGCGGACCGGACGTTTGCGGTCTACGAGTGGGTGGCGACCTTTTCAGGCCTGGAGGCGCGCCTCGTTCCGCTCCGGGATTATGCCTTCGACGACCGGGGGATGCTGGCGCGGATGGACGGCCGGACGAAGATCTTCTTCGTCTGCAATCCCAACAATCCGACGGGAACCTATTGGGGAAGGGACCGGCTGCGGCGCTTCCTGGAGGCTGTCGACGGCCGGGCGATCGTGGTTGTCGACGAAGCATACTGCGAGTTCGTCGAGCGGGAGGATTATCCCGACGGCATGTCCCTCCTGGACGAATACCCCCACCTCGTCGTGTTCCGGACCTTTTCCAAGATGTACGGGCTGGCGGGCCTGCGGATCGGCTACCTGGCCGGGTCGCTTCCGGTGGTGGATGCCATACGACGTGCCTGTGTCGTCTATTCCGTCAACGCGGTGGCTCAGGAGGCGGCCGTGGCGGCGCTGGACGACGGGAATCATGTCCTGGAAAGCCGGCGGCTGGTCCGGGAGAGCCGCGCTTATCTGGAGGAGGAACTGGCCGCCCGGGGCCTGCCGTTTGTCTCCGGGGAGGGGAACTTCATCATGATCCGTCTTCCCATGAGCGACACCCTGGCCTATCGGAAGCTCATGACCCGCGGGGTCATGGTCCGAACCATGACGGGATTCCGCTTTCCCAACTTCATCCGGGTGACCCTGTCCGTCCGGGAGGCCATGGAGGCCTTTGTGGCGGCCTTGGATGAAATCCTGAAACGATAA